In the Bacillus sp. HSf4 genome, TTCTTCAAACGTCGGAATGCGTTCACCGGTGAACTGCGGTCCGAAATAGCTCCCCGCATCAAGCTTGCGCAGCTCGGCAAGCGTCAGATCCTTTACAGCGACCGGCTCCTCTGAATCAATGTCTGTCGTGCGGTTTACCGTCGTATCATGGATGACGACAAGCTCCCCGTCCTTTGACATCTGCACATCCAATTCGATATAATCGGATTTCATTTTGTACGCTAAATCAAAAGCGGCCACCGTGTTTTCAGGCGCATATCCGGAAGCCCCCCTGTGCGCAATGACATCCACTTTGTGAGGTTTCCCCTCCTGCTCTGCCGCGGCCGCATTTGGCGCAAACAGCAGTAAACCGAAGGACGCTCCAATCAATGAAGACAACACCGATTTTTTTAGACCTGCTGACATATGACCCACTCCCCTTTTTCTGTTGACTTGCCGTTCGCTATAAAAGTATAGCTTCTGACTGTAAACATTATGTTTCAACAGTCTTGAATTTTCATAAAATCAAAAAAGATTCCCTCATTTGAGGGAATCAGCGTTCACAGGCGATTTTATCCTTGTCGCGGTCAAGCCTTTTATTCGCGTCATACAGCGCTTTGGATACATAAGGCTTGTACTTCGTTTTACCGCCTTTGTTTTTTACCGATTTAGCGCGGGCAACACCGCCTTTATACGCCTTATTCAGCGCCTTGCAATTTTTATATGTTTTCACTTTTGTTTTCGCTTCCGCGGTGTCCCCGGTACTGCAGGAAAAACCGATGGCGAGACCGATGGAAAGGAAAACAGCAAACCATTTTTTCATTTTATATACCCCCTCATGTTTATGAAATCTTTTTCATCATATGCCATTTCATTCCTTTCGGCAAGAAAAATATGACATCTTGTTCAAATCAAAAAACCGGCGCCCGCCGGTTCAAGTTTTATATTCGAGCTCACAGGTTTTTTTTAAAACAGAGCCGATTTCATAAGCAAGCTCTTTCGGATGGATGCACCATTTGTCTTCAATTGGATGCTTCCAATCGTCATCTTTAATCAGTTTAAGCGCATAATGGCCTGCCGGATCGGTTTCCGGAAACCATTCTACATCTAATAACAGATTTTTTTCACGACATTTTAGCTGGAGCAGATCCTGCTTGAAATGGGACTGCCACAGCTTGCTGTCAGAAGCTAATTCATCCGGATTGATATCTGTTAAGCCATGGCGCAAAACCGCCCAGCCGGTCGGGATGCGCAGCCTCAGCAAATCGCCTGGATTCCCCTGATCGCCATCCTCTTTCAAAATGACCTTCTCCAATCGTTCGACCAGCTCGTCGTACGGAATATCTAAAATCTCGCCTGCCCGCTTTCCGCAGGCGTCGATCAGCCTGATGGCATATCGCTTCCCTCCGTCATGATCGACTTGTACGATTTCACGGCTTTCTTCCTGTTCAAGGAGCAGCAATTTTTGACGGCGGTCGCGAATGGGCTTTTGATATAAATGATTTTCGATAACCTTCCAGCCCTCTTGGATTTTCAATGGATGCAATTTAAAAAAGTAATGGAATCTCGTCAATCGTCTCACTTCCCATATCATAAATAGACTAGTCCGTCCTCTTAAATACCAGCCTATGCAGGGGCTTTTGTTTTAGAACCGAAGCACAAAAAAACTTGAAGATCAAATCTTCAAGTCAGTCTGCTATATGGTATATCTTGATTTGGCTGAGGAGGTCTGAGTTGTGGCTGCTTAAAACAGCGATTTTATCCTGTCCCAAAAACCTTCCTCTTAAAAATGTCATATTGTTCTCAGGCTGCAATGTGACGCGCTCAGTCTGAGTCGATAATTCGATGATGTTCTCCTGCACAAACATTGCCGTTTCACCGGAATAATGGACTTCATGAGGCTTATAACTGGATGTCAAAAATATTTTGTCCCTGTTGGAAGGATAAACATAGTATCTGTTATTTCTCGTATTCACTATAATGTGCGGCTCATCCATGTCATAGCCTACCACAGGCGAACCCTTTGTTTCCGACCAAAAAGAATAGAACGTCTCATATGCGTCTTTTACCTCAGCACCGCCAATCTTGGCGAAGGTATTTTCCTTGATGCTGTATCGGTAAAACTCGTCATCATATGTGACAAATACAATCTCATCCTTGCCCCATACATAATATTTGGACAAAACGGGAAGATCGTCTTTCACATCGCATATTTGCTGATTCATGTTTTTCAGGTTGAAATAAAACAGCCGCCGTTCATTCTGGAAGAAAACAACCAATTCTTCCCCTGAGGCGTTTTTAAAAGAAGCATCAATGACGATGTCCTCTACATTGAACTCCTTGAGCACATTTAAATGGCCGTTGAACACGGTGATGCCTTCATAGTCGTCATTGACGACTACTTTATCAGACAGCACTTCCATAAAATAAATGTCTTTTTCAGATTCTGTTTGATGAAGTTCAAGTAATTTCATGGTATTTTCCTTTCAGCACGCTATTTGATGAATTTTGAAATCGATTTGTTTGGATCCGCTTTGCTCGGGTCCAATACACCGCTGATCGGATCCGCTTCCCCCAGATGTTTTCTCCCTGTGCGGTCAAACACCTCGATATGGGAGGCTTCTCCTACATGAAGCGTATCACGGTAGTAATACAGACCGTCTTTTTCATATACTTGAGCGCCCTTTACACGGATTTTTGTTCGTTTAAATTCCTCGCCGCTGAGGAACGTTTCGTGGTCCTGCGGCACTCTTTTTTCCTTGACATAAGCCCTGTTGTTCTTATTAAGCTTCTCGTATAATTCCCTTCTTTTTTCCTTGCTGTAGTGATTGCCGTTATGAGCGACATAGTCTTTCTGTGACATGCCTTCCGGTTTCGGATCCCATATCGGTTTTGCTCGCCTTGGGCCGTCCTTCGCAGAAAATGCCAGCAAATCCTGCAGCGATTTTTTCTCAACACCGATGCGGGCCACCGCTGGTCCGGCGTGTGTCGCCAGCTGTTCGACGCGAATGCCGACCGGGACTTCGATCTTTCCTACATTCTTTTTGACTGTGTCGACAGCTTGCTTGGCCCGGTTCAGCTTATCATTGATCCACTTGCTGCTGTGGGCCTTGTATGGAAGCTTTTTCACCGGAAGTTTGTCGGCATAACGCGCCGCCGCTCCCACGCCTGTAATAGCCAGCGCATTGAACAGGCTTTGCTTCCGCTGTTCGTCTGATAATTTGTTGCCGAACATATCCCGTCCGGTCGCCGCTTCTCCGAAACCGTTCGCCGCTGTTAAACCGTAAATCCCGTATTCTGCTTTTTTCAAGTAGTCCAGCGATTTTGCCGACTTGTAAGCGTCAAGGGCATGTTCAGCAGCATTGACACCTTTGGCTGTTTTATAGATCGCTTTGCCGCCTTTAAAAGCGCGACCGGCCCAACCGACCACCGGGATGAAGCCTGCAGCAGCCATAGCTCCGGCTGTGACCCGTTGAGCAGCGCTGAGCTTTTCGCCTGTAACGGGATCGATTCCTTCCGTCGCTCTTTTATAATCATAATAGCCTGTCACTTCCCCGGTAAAGGTGCAAACTGTATCCCAGGCTTTTTCATACCATGGCCTGTTTGCCAGCTCCTCTTGCTCTTTCGCGATCCGTCTTGCTTCTTCCTGCTCTTTTTTGATTGAAAGGTATTCGGATATTCCCTTTTCGACTTCGTCCTTCAGCCCGTAGACTTCGCTATTGTGGTAGGCATTGGCGTTAAAGTATAAGGGCGAGGCTTCCTT is a window encoding:
- a CDS encoding excalibur calcium-binding domain-containing protein; translated protein: MKKWFAVFLSIGLAIGFSCSTGDTAEAKTKVKTYKNCKALNKAYKGGVARAKSVKNKGGKTKYKPYVSKALYDANKRLDRDKDKIACER
- a CDS encoding T7SS effector LXG polymorphic toxin, with the translated sequence MKIYEAKTLISAMKERSQQYRDLREQIASLKKQFHNVVNLGDDFQGEGAEAIKDFYQAQADVADAWLGLIDKQVAFFDGIAGAAEDLDLSGDTVVKLDFLENELANAHATSKSIVSEQKKELKKIFAEIDDVLTLETFSSETFESHLNKAKKEREETVTKVNEFDADLKSEYALSETEESFVLGLYGALVHATQKGKEASPLYFNANAYHNSEVYGLKDEVEKGISEYLSIKKEQEEARRIAKEQEELANRPWYEKAWDTVCTFTGEVTGYYDYKRATEGIDPVTGEKLSAAQRVTAGAMAAAGFIPVVGWAGRAFKGGKAIYKTAKGVNAAEHALDAYKSAKSLDYLKKAEYGIYGLTAANGFGEAATGRDMFGNKLSDEQRKQSLFNALAITGVGAAARYADKLPVKKLPYKAHSSKWINDKLNRAKQAVDTVKKNVGKIEVPVGIRVEQLATHAGPAVARIGVEKKSLQDLLAFSAKDGPRRAKPIWDPKPEGMSQKDYVAHNGNHYSKEKRRELYEKLNKNNRAYVKEKRVPQDHETFLSGEEFKRTKIRVKGAQVYEKDGLYYYRDTLHVGEASHIEVFDRTGRKHLGEADPISGVLDPSKADPNKSISKFIK